One segment of Apus apus isolate bApuApu2 chromosome 1, bApuApu2.pri.cur, whole genome shotgun sequence DNA contains the following:
- the HIKESHI gene encoding protein Hikeshi isoform X1 — protein sequence MFGCLVAGRLVQAAPQQVAEDKFVFDLPDYENINHVVVFMLGTIPFPEGMGGSVYFCYPDPSGLAVWQLLGFVTNEKPSAIFKISGLKSGKGSQHPFGAMNLPQTPTVAQIGISVELLESLAQQTPVANAAVSSVDSFTEFTQKMLDNFYNFASSFAVTQAQMTPNPSEAFIPANVVLKWYENFQRRLTQNPLFWKT from the exons ATGTTCGGCTGCCTGGTGGCGGGCAGGCTG GTACAAGCAGCTCCCCAGCAAGTGGCTGAAGACAAATTTGTATTTGATTTACCGGACTATGAGAACATCAACCATGTAGTGGTCTTCATGCTGGGAACGATACCATTTCCAGAAGGAATGGGAGGATCTGTCTATTTCTGTTACCCGGACCCAAGCGGGCTGGCagtgtggcagctgctggggtttgTCACTAACGAGAAGCCAAGTGCCATCTTCAAAATTTCTGGTCTGAAATCTG GGAAGGGAAGTCAACATCCCTTTGGAGCCATGAACCTCCCTCAGACGCCAACGGTGGCCCAGATTGGAATCTCagtggaactgctggagagcctggcccagcagACTCCTGTTGCAAATGCTGCTGTGTCATCAGTAGATTCCTTCACGGAG ttcacTCAGAAGATGTTGGATAACTTCTATAACTTTGCTTCCTCGTTTGCTGTTACTCAGGCACAGATGACCCCAAATCCCTCGGAAGCTTTCATTCCTGCAAATGTAGTTCTGAAATG gTATGAGAACTTCCAGAGACGTCTGACACAGAACCCTCTCTTCTGGAAAACATAA
- the HIKESHI gene encoding protein Hikeshi isoform X2: MLGTIPFPEGMGGSVYFCYPDPSGLAVWQLLGFVTNEKPSAIFKISGLKSGKGSQHPFGAMNLPQTPTVAQIGISVELLESLAQQTPVANAAVSSVDSFTEFTQKMLDNFYNFASSFAVTQAQMTPNPSEAFIPANVVLKWYENFQRRLTQNPLFWKT, translated from the exons ATGCTGGGAACGATACCATTTCCAGAAGGAATGGGAGGATCTGTCTATTTCTGTTACCCGGACCCAAGCGGGCTGGCagtgtggcagctgctggggtttgTCACTAACGAGAAGCCAAGTGCCATCTTCAAAATTTCTGGTCTGAAATCTG GGAAGGGAAGTCAACATCCCTTTGGAGCCATGAACCTCCCTCAGACGCCAACGGTGGCCCAGATTGGAATCTCagtggaactgctggagagcctggcccagcagACTCCTGTTGCAAATGCTGCTGTGTCATCAGTAGATTCCTTCACGGAG ttcacTCAGAAGATGTTGGATAACTTCTATAACTTTGCTTCCTCGTTTGCTGTTACTCAGGCACAGATGACCCCAAATCCCTCGGAAGCTTTCATTCCTGCAAATGTAGTTCTGAAATG gTATGAGAACTTCCAGAGACGTCTGACACAGAACCCTCTCTTCTGGAAAACATAA